From one Bacteriovorax sp. BAL6_X genomic stretch:
- a CDS encoding c-type cytochrome — MYRLVLFSLTLVGLVLVMNLSGYQSIEVNNEKYNFEDAKKAHAAHVIEVAELAKKHAEVTAPPKVTDEVIEEKTLIPLDTPQLVRADKLYKQCIACHAKDGSGKAANKAPRIGGQMEWYIEKQLLDMKSGARVNQQMLTIVKKLSAEDIADLAAYLSKVPWGGVKN; from the coding sequence ATGTATCGTTTAGTGCTTTTTTCCCTTACTCTAGTAGGGCTAGTTCTTGTTATGAATCTTTCTGGTTATCAGAGTATTGAAGTCAACAATGAGAAATATAATTTTGAAGATGCAAAGAAAGCGCACGCTGCTCATGTTATTGAAGTAGCAGAACTTGCGAAAAAGCATGCTGAAGTAACGGCACCTCCTAAAGTAACTGACGAAGTTATTGAAGAAAAAACTTTAATCCCACTTGATACTCCACAGCTAGTAAGAGCTGACAAACTTTATAAGCAATGTATTGCATGTCACGCTAAAGATGGTTCAGGAAAAGCTGCAAATAAAGCACCAAGAATCGGTGGCCAAATGGAATGGTATATTGAGAAGCAACTTCTTGATATGAAATCAGGGGCCCGTGTTAACCAGCAAATGTTAACGATTGTAAAAAAGCTTTCGGCTGAAGATATTGCAGACCTAGCGGCTTATTTATCAAAGGTGCCATGGGGCGGAGTTAAAAACTAA
- a CDS encoding glycine zipper family protein produces MKIFSLLLLLTIVACASKPKLYPNSAYQKHGKVQAERDIEICMAKADEFLESDRGRQMLREGGKGAAWGAIVGAVASAVFGGNAGKGAAQGAAIGGASGAAREGLSEDQIKQRFVNRCLAEKGYEVIGWR; encoded by the coding sequence ATGAAGATCTTTTCACTTTTACTTCTTTTAACGATTGTAGCTTGTGCGTCGAAGCCAAAACTTTATCCAAATTCAGCTTATCAGAAGCATGGAAAGGTACAGGCTGAGCGCGATATTGAGATTTGTATGGCCAAGGCAGATGAATTTCTAGAGAGTGATCGTGGAAGACAAATGCTCCGTGAAGGTGGCAAAGGCGCTGCATGGGGGGCTATCGTAGGTGCCGTTGCAAGTGCTGTCTTTGGTGGTAATGCAGGTAAGGGGGCAGCTCAGGGGGCCGCTATTGGTGGTGCTAGTGGTGCAGCTCGAGAAGGACTTAGTGAAGATCAGATTAAGCAGCGTTTTGTAAATCGATGTCTTGCAGAGAAAGGCTACGAAGTAATTGGGTGGAGATAA
- a CDS encoding gamma carbonic anhydrase family protein, whose amino-acid sequence MTLYRYKNIEPTIAEGCFIAGSADVIGKVFLGKNVSLWFQVVARGDVNEIHIGDNCNIQDLSMLHVEDNIPLIIKENVSVGHSVTLHACTVEEGCLIGMGATVLDGAVIGKNSIVAAGSVVPPGKVYPPESFIIGTPAVVKRKLTPQEVEQYSNHYKSYLITKDEYLNDVEVIC is encoded by the coding sequence ATGACTTTATATCGTTACAAAAATATTGAACCAACTATTGCAGAAGGATGTTTTATCGCAGGCTCGGCCGATGTCATAGGGAAGGTTTTCCTAGGAAAGAATGTTTCTCTATGGTTTCAAGTAGTGGCCCGCGGTGATGTGAATGAAATTCATATTGGCGACAATTGCAATATTCAAGACCTATCAATGCTTCATGTAGAAGACAATATTCCCCTAATTATTAAAGAGAATGTGAGTGTTGGTCACAGTGTGACACTTCATGCTTGTACTGTTGAAGAGGGATGTCTTATTGGAATGGGGGCGACAGTTTTAGATGGTGCAGTCATTGGTAAGAACTCAATTGTAGCGGCCGGAAGTGTTGTTCCTCCTGGAAAGGTTTATCCTCCTGAGAGTTTCATTATTGGGACTCCTGCAGTTGTAAAAAGAAAGCTAACACCACAAGAGGTGGAGCAGTATAGTAATCACTATAAGTCGTACTTAATTACAAAAGATGAGTACTTAAACGACGTCGAAGTTATTTGCTAA
- a CDS encoding response regulator produces the protein MAMSPSKNTLTPKKPSILIVDDEEKICFLIKTFLEQTGAFRNIVTADSVSVALLKLRNEEFDLVIIDYKLPDKDGTYFIDIASKSMKYQKMKYLLISGFLDNRSMVSVINSGVTNVLVKPFSRDDLVDKVFNLLKLSK, from the coding sequence ATGGCGATGTCCCCTTCTAAAAATACACTTACGCCTAAAAAACCTTCAATTCTCATCGTTGATGATGAAGAAAAAATTTGTTTTTTAATAAAAACATTCCTTGAGCAAACAGGTGCTTTTAGAAATATCGTCACGGCCGACTCAGTAAGCGTTGCTCTTTTGAAGTTGAGAAATGAAGAGTTTGATCTTGTTATTATTGATTACAAGCTACCTGATAAGGATGGTACCTATTTCATCGATATCGCTAGTAAATCCATGAAGTATCAAAAAATGAAATACCTTCTTATTTCAGGGTTCTTAGATAACCGATCGATGGTGAGTGTCATCAACTCAGGTGTAACGAATGTTCTTGTTAAGCCTTTCTCTAGAGATGATCTTGTGGATAAGGTCTTTAATCTTTTAAAACTTAGCAAATAA
- a CDS encoding ATP-binding protein → MAKYELYDSIFEPICVINHDNEIIYYNHFFASFFKKSPRVLKKSPKLSALFSGFDIEHFLEDIHDVKVGPEVEIFLDDQTFYHVVIKVIESENNEKVICFNDISIEKNLYTKYRFQIEELKQIHNQIIQADKLSTIGEITATISHEISNPLTIASGNIELISVLLSGEELKEQSIINESISDTRESIDRITKIVKGLKSFLHNKDSEKKFMSLEDIIDKSLSLLKLPLEQNQIELDFTPSISSIVKVNPIEIEQVIINLITNAIHALTEAQTASPKINIKISSNDVCYLLTINDNGPGIPKENQDKIFDSFFTTKEVGEGTGLGLSISSKIIDSYSGSLELMDTKSGCEFQITLPKMETTTFTDSELSTNNEFKKVLVIDNEPKILNLFTNYFAQGPITLIFASNAIEAKRILDGTDVDAIISDYDMPKVNGVEFARDIIDLGIQAPTYIMSGVADRSKIEKNKEVKGFIEKPFSKEDILNMLGIKNEEQG, encoded by the coding sequence ATGGCCAAATACGAATTATATGACTCTATTTTTGAACCAATCTGTGTCATTAATCATGATAATGAAATTATCTACTACAATCACTTCTTTGCTTCTTTCTTCAAGAAGTCACCAAGAGTGTTAAAGAAGTCTCCTAAACTTAGTGCCCTATTTTCAGGCTTTGATATCGAACATTTTCTAGAAGATATACATGATGTTAAGGTTGGGCCTGAAGTAGAGATTTTTCTCGATGACCAAACTTTTTATCATGTTGTCATCAAAGTTATTGAAAGTGAAAACAATGAGAAAGTAATATGTTTTAATGACATCAGTATCGAAAAGAATCTCTACACAAAGTATCGCTTTCAAATTGAAGAACTTAAGCAAATTCATAATCAAATTATTCAAGCTGATAAACTAAGCACAATTGGTGAAATTACTGCAACCATTTCCCATGAAATCTCAAACCCATTAACTATTGCTTCAGGAAATATTGAATTGATAAGTGTCCTTTTGTCGGGGGAAGAACTTAAAGAGCAAAGTATTATCAATGAAAGCATTAGTGATACTCGAGAGTCTATTGATCGTATTACAAAAATTGTTAAAGGATTAAAGAGCTTCCTTCATAATAAAGATAGTGAAAAGAAGTTTATGTCTTTAGAAGATATTATTGATAAGTCATTATCGCTTTTAAAGCTACCACTTGAGCAAAATCAAATTGAATTAGACTTTACCCCATCTATTTCTTCGATTGTAAAAGTTAACCCAATTGAAATTGAGCAAGTTATCATAAATTTAATAACAAATGCCATCCATGCACTAACTGAAGCACAGACAGCTTCACCAAAGATTAATATCAAGATTTCAAGTAATGATGTTTGTTACCTCTTAACAATTAATGACAATGGACCAGGTATCCCAAAAGAGAATCAAGACAAGATCTTTGATTCTTTTTTTACAACAAAGGAAGTTGGCGAAGGTACCGGCCTTGGACTTTCAATCTCATCTAAGATAATTGATTCTTATTCAGGATCACTCGAGTTAATGGATACAAAGTCAGGATGTGAATTTCAAATAACTCTTCCAAAAATGGAGACGACAACATTTACGGATAGTGAGTTAAGTACAAATAATGAATTTAAGAAAGTACTCGTGATCGATAATGAACCAAAGATTCTAAATCTCTTTACTAACTACTTTGCTCAAGGGCCAATTACTCTCATCTTTGCATCAAATGCTATTGAAGCGAAAAGAATTTTAGATGGGACTGATGTTGATGCTATTATTTCAGATTATGATATGCCCAAGGTAAATGGTGTTGAGTTTGCAAGGGATATCATCGATCTTGGTATTCAAGCTCCAACATATATTATGTCTGGAGTAGCAGATCGATCAAAGATAGAGAAAAATAAAGAAGTAAAAGGCTTTATTGAAAAGCCGTTTAGTAAAGAAGATATTTTAAATATGCTTGGTATTAAAAATGAGGAGCAGGGCTAA
- a CDS encoding SpoIIE family protein phosphatase, with translation MGKRPTFPIKLKLISLNTALLIIVIAFLTKYATHLFEKDKKAYLYENSLFNVTSVAKEINYTLNKIENDLQNLALIKNNKLRAKAVAESKYILAFVEKNQFIINKDFEKNENDFKLAIPKDTRDNSLSSFKYKDDLFVILTKKVNKGLTSIVIKANILNNLLSQNRTYNTIVFKDGSLVLGNDLIGLHNYDKSELKGNNIVKKVSFNEDDYLVSLAQTKAFALSIVSTISESDALSVTKFLVQRAIFFAIFIIALSTIIIILLSKTISKPIEKLYQRAISIGQGDFESTVEIKTRDELGTLGDSFNQMSREILEYIEKMKEKARLDEEVKVAKMVQEEFFPPKDIDTHYVRLSSYAAPASECGGDWWGHYEFNEYIITIIADATGHGLPAALLTSAINSAFNSIKIRLSEDGTQISPALITSHLNKVINLSNNKILLTAFVSVYNTKTKEYSYTNASHLEVLKVPKKSEISKADILPLLEAKGPRLGESCESKYDYETIILEQGDLLVYMTDGITEAENSDGKQWGLRNLLKILMTYGDHTGPEIRDTIVSIVHNHRGSNSFDDDLTLICQEIK, from the coding sequence ATGGGCAAGAGACCGACATTTCCGATCAAGCTTAAATTGATATCGCTAAATACAGCGCTGCTAATTATCGTTATCGCTTTTTTAACGAAATATGCTACCCACCTCTTTGAAAAAGATAAGAAGGCTTACTTATACGAGAATTCACTATTTAATGTCACAAGTGTAGCTAAGGAGATTAATTACACTCTTAATAAAATAGAGAATGATCTTCAAAACTTAGCTCTTATAAAAAATAATAAACTAAGAGCAAAGGCCGTTGCGGAAAGTAAATATATTCTCGCTTTCGTTGAAAAGAACCAATTCATCATTAATAAAGATTTTGAAAAGAATGAAAATGACTTTAAATTAGCAATTCCAAAAGATACAAGGGACAATTCTCTTAGCTCTTTTAAGTACAAGGATGACCTTTTTGTCATCCTTACTAAAAAGGTAAACAAAGGTCTTACTTCAATCGTAATTAAGGCCAATATCTTAAATAATCTACTTTCACAAAATAGAACCTATAATACGATTGTCTTTAAAGATGGAAGCCTCGTTCTTGGTAATGACCTAATTGGTCTTCACAATTATGATAAGAGTGAACTTAAAGGTAATAATATCGTAAAAAAAGTTTCCTTTAATGAAGATGACTACTTGGTTTCTCTGGCACAAACGAAGGCCTTCGCCCTCTCTATAGTGTCTACAATCTCTGAGTCAGATGCCTTATCTGTAACGAAGTTTCTTGTCCAAAGAGCAATCTTCTTTGCCATCTTTATCATTGCCTTGTCGACAATCATTATCATCTTATTGTCTAAAACAATTTCCAAACCAATTGAAAAGCTCTACCAAAGGGCCATCAGCATTGGACAAGGAGACTTTGAATCAACAGTTGAAATCAAAACAAGAGATGAGCTTGGGACACTTGGAGATTCTTTTAATCAGATGAGTCGAGAGATTCTGGAATATATTGAAAAGATGAAAGAGAAGGCACGCCTAGACGAAGAAGTTAAGGTAGCAAAAATGGTGCAAGAAGAATTCTTTCCACCAAAAGATATTGATACTCACTATGTTAGACTTAGCTCTTACGCAGCTCCAGCTTCAGAATGTGGTGGCGATTGGTGGGGACACTATGAGTTTAATGAATATATCATTACTATTATTGCAGATGCTACAGGTCATGGGCTACCTGCTGCTCTACTTACCTCCGCGATCAACTCGGCCTTTAATAGTATTAAAATAAGACTGTCAGAAGATGGGACTCAAATCTCTCCTGCGCTAATTACTTCACATTTAAATAAGGTTATTAACCTTTCAAATAATAAGATCCTTCTTACGGCCTTTGTATCTGTCTACAACACAAAAACAAAGGAGTACTCATATACAAATGCCAGTCACCTAGAAGTACTTAAAGTTCCAAAGAAGTCTGAAATATCAAAGGCAGATATACTTCCCCTACTTGAAGCAAAAGGTCCACGATTAGGTGAAAGCTGTGAGTCTAAATATGACTATGAAACCATTATTCTTGAGCAAGGAGACCTTCTTGTGTACATGACCGATGGAATCACTGAAGCAGAAAATAGTGATGGTAAACAGTGGGGGCTTAGAAACCTACTAAAGATCTTAATGACATACGGGGATCACACGGGTCCCGAGATTCGTGATACAATAGTTTCTATTGTACACAATCACAGAGGAAGTAATTCATTTGACGATGATCTCACTCTGATCTGCCAGGAAATAAAGTGA
- a CDS encoding FecR domain-containing protein: MRKNKKRVPGTNLGRLNSLVDTFLILMCICVAAFAGNQVFNTSYIPPIMGGERITLGQVFELQNDVRRRSFDNFSWHNLGSNEALFHNDRIFTDKDSTAQLEFSSGNRIKVSEESLFKITQETDGINLNIEQGIIFATLNNANEAFVVKVGDQVYEITSNDSKIKISNSSGNKELSVLDGKASVRLGDREETIEKGVRVLLTDESYTVKQSWPSEFSPVDGDVFYVNEKNLIKFNFNEKVGKLFLSKSRSAFENGEAHEVNGLTVELENLPEGIFYWQVNDESNISTEKSFEIVYEVMPEFENLDETQNTILVDNEKIIYTQAFDDIELMVNGKVWNDYEYDDGELRFTFEEVGDYEISYRNKAKVRPHALFSKPSLIKVVAKPEEIVLKRPFNGEEYYFYNDDVIKFSWETQDLFSEVSTYLVLNGKRQLVAGNSFSTPVTESGEYLWSLEYVLNNEVIARSKENKYRVTFDDDNSALESGRKIVVKKPGDVIDLTWQQQGSDKFVVEVSRERNFKSIKESIKTTGSNTKLLIKELGVHYWRVKNEENKFVPPVKIIIVPPPPPKAPRIDKVEKRVQVLKKSIPLAILDMLIDQAFAKDSVELKWEPVSDVKEYRIQILDGEKVIVDEKVKLNHFEWNDYLTGHFQWRVSAIDFWNQESPFSPLEDLIITKKFGGAKGIDLVTPKHGINIDEGDVVEMKFNQVRGDEFFIEISMDKYFTSIKEIPLGKKTTYKFRNKLGTSFYWRVKAIEKKDIIYSKKRRVDVSRKEVVRPKKNGSVTISKKTMNKKKWYFGYAPEKISYEVISSGKKIVVDDMNFISFYGGLKEKIDNYQYLVELKQSTGVVFNDLGFNQTLLKAKALKEYHQFQYGLTSLLEYRSELDYNGSEVTSNAQFYFNLGLSSKLQYENINFYVDYFFLNYAGLSTQLSYTIKRNYEVGISLETRSHSKIEAEASNIALRIQYNY; the protein is encoded by the coding sequence ATGCGCAAGAATAAGAAAAGAGTACCAGGAACAAATTTGGGGCGACTAAATTCATTAGTTGATACATTTCTAATCTTGATGTGCATTTGTGTTGCGGCCTTTGCTGGCAACCAAGTTTTTAATACATCATATATTCCACCGATTATGGGTGGGGAGCGTATTACTTTAGGTCAAGTCTTCGAGTTACAAAATGATGTGAGAAGAAGAAGCTTTGATAACTTCTCTTGGCATAACCTAGGTTCAAATGAGGCGCTCTTTCATAACGATCGTATTTTCACTGATAAAGACTCTACCGCGCAGTTAGAATTTAGTTCTGGTAATCGCATCAAAGTGTCAGAAGAAAGTCTTTTTAAAATTACTCAAGAAACAGATGGGATTAATCTGAATATCGAGCAAGGTATTATATTTGCAACTCTTAACAATGCAAACGAAGCTTTTGTCGTAAAAGTAGGCGATCAGGTATATGAAATCACTTCGAATGATTCAAAGATTAAAATCTCAAACTCAAGTGGTAATAAGGAACTTTCTGTTCTCGATGGGAAGGCAAGTGTTAGGCTTGGAGATCGCGAGGAAACAATTGAAAAGGGTGTAAGAGTTCTACTTACAGACGAAAGCTATACGGTTAAGCAGAGTTGGCCAAGTGAGTTTTCACCAGTTGATGGCGATGTCTTTTACGTCAATGAGAAGAATTTAATTAAATTTAACTTCAATGAAAAAGTAGGGAAACTATTTCTTTCAAAGTCTCGCTCGGCCTTTGAAAATGGCGAAGCCCATGAGGTCAACGGCCTTACAGTTGAACTTGAGAACTTGCCTGAGGGGATTTTCTATTGGCAGGTAAATGATGAAAGTAATATTTCAACAGAGAAGTCTTTTGAAATTGTATATGAAGTGATGCCTGAGTTTGAGAACCTGGATGAGACGCAAAATACAATCTTAGTTGATAATGAAAAGATTATTTATACACAAGCTTTTGATGACATTGAATTAATGGTTAACGGAAAAGTATGGAATGATTATGAATATGACGATGGTGAACTTAGGTTTACTTTTGAAGAAGTCGGTGACTACGAAATTTCTTACCGAAATAAAGCCAAAGTGCGACCACATGCTCTTTTTTCAAAACCATCTTTAATAAAGGTAGTTGCAAAGCCTGAGGAGATTGTTTTAAAGAGACCATTTAATGGGGAAGAGTATTATTTTTATAATGATGACGTTATTAAGTTCTCTTGGGAAACACAAGACCTCTTTAGTGAAGTGAGTACTTATCTCGTCTTGAATGGAAAAAGGCAATTAGTTGCAGGGAATTCTTTTTCTACTCCTGTAACTGAGAGTGGAGAATATCTCTGGTCGTTAGAGTATGTATTAAATAATGAAGTGATTGCACGTTCCAAAGAAAATAAATACCGTGTAACTTTTGATGATGATAATAGTGCACTTGAAAGTGGACGCAAGATTGTTGTAAAGAAGCCCGGAGATGTTATTGACTTAACTTGGCAGCAGCAGGGGAGTGACAAATTTGTTGTAGAAGTTTCACGAGAACGAAATTTTAAATCTATAAAGGAATCGATAAAAACGACTGGTAGTAATACTAAACTTCTTATTAAAGAGCTTGGTGTACATTATTGGCGCGTGAAGAATGAAGAGAATAAATTTGTACCTCCTGTGAAAATAATTATTGTTCCTCCGCCACCTCCAAAGGCACCTCGAATTGATAAAGTAGAAAAGAGAGTTCAGGTTTTAAAAAAATCTATCCCTTTGGCCATATTAGATATGTTGATTGATCAGGCATTTGCTAAAGATAGTGTTGAGTTAAAGTGGGAGCCTGTAAGTGACGTGAAAGAGTATCGTATTCAGATTCTTGATGGTGAAAAAGTTATTGTTGATGAAAAAGTAAAACTTAATCATTTCGAATGGAACGATTACTTAACAGGTCACTTTCAATGGAGAGTTTCTGCTATTGATTTCTGGAATCAAGAAAGTCCATTTTCTCCGCTAGAAGATTTAATCATAACAAAGAAGTTTGGCGGAGCAAAAGGGATTGATCTAGTTACTCCAAAACATGGTATCAATATTGACGAAGGCGATGTCGTCGAAATGAAATTTAATCAAGTCCGTGGTGATGAATTCTTTATTGAAATCTCTATGGATAAATACTTTACAAGTATTAAAGAAATACCACTTGGGAAAAAAACGACATATAAGTTTAGAAATAAGTTGGGGACAAGTTTTTATTGGCGTGTTAAGGCCATTGAGAAAAAAGATATTATTTATTCTAAGAAGAGAAGAGTCGATGTTTCTAGAAAAGAAGTCGTTCGGCCTAAAAAGAATGGTAGTGTGACGATTTCAAAAAAAACAATGAATAAAAAGAAATGGTATTTTGGTTATGCTCCTGAAAAAATAAGTTATGAAGTCATTAGCAGTGGAAAGAAGATAGTTGTTGATGATATGAACTTCATTTCTTTCTATGGTGGCCTTAAGGAAAAAATAGATAACTATCAATACCTTGTTGAACTGAAGCAATCAACTGGAGTTGTCTTTAATGATCTTGGCTTTAATCAAACGCTTCTTAAGGCAAAGGCCCTTAAGGAATATCATCAGTTTCAATATGGACTAACTTCACTTTTAGAGTATCGTAGTGAACTTGATTACAATGGCAGTGAAGTTACTTCAAATGCGCAGTTCTATTTTAATCTAGGGCTTAGTAGTAAGTTGCAATATGAAAATATTAACTTCTACGTCGATTATTTCTTCTTAAATTACGCAGGACTAAGCACTCAGCTTAGTTATACAATAAAACGTAATTACGAAGTCGGGATTAGTTTAGAAACTAGAAGTCATTCCAAGATTGAGGCCGAAGCAAGTAATATTGCCCTTCGTATCCAGTATAACTATTAA
- a CDS encoding DUF1499 domain-containing protein has translation MMRLTRLSLITAILLITISCSKEFLIQESTSLDNFTCPSIDNCLSSKEKKASSSYIMPFKMLGATSEENIEKLASVIRKIGGHKIERNDVYLKATNEEVQLEFILNQKTKQIEVRSQVLKHSFFSYNQGRKDIETIRFNFFQGNF, from the coding sequence ATGATGAGACTCACTAGACTATCACTGATTACCGCTATTCTTTTAATAACAATATCTTGTTCAAAAGAGTTCCTTATTCAAGAGTCTACGAGTCTCGATAATTTTACCTGCCCATCAATCGATAATTGTCTTTCTTCAAAAGAAAAGAAGGCTTCCTCTAGCTATATCATGCCTTTCAAAATGCTGGGTGCAACGTCTGAAGAAAATATTGAAAAGCTTGCAAGTGTGATTAGAAAAATTGGTGGCCACAAGATAGAAAGAAACGATGTCTACCTAAAAGCAACAAATGAAGAAGTTCAACTTGAATTTATCCTCAACCAGAAAACTAAGCAGATTGAAGTACGCTCCCAAGTTTTAAAACATAGTTTCTTCTCATATAACCAGGGTAGAAAGGATATTGAGACGATTCGCTTCAACTTCTTCCAGGGCAATTTCTAG
- a CDS encoding DUF2288 family protein, with translation MNDENNNENLLERLTNDIDDAKWDLLKPHHEREALFMITEELELAAVGFTMARDEVEYIKKWLADEQMFRPTDEQIGTWEQENTEFQYLIVQPYVLVKIKREGLN, from the coding sequence ATGAACGATGAAAATAATAATGAGAACCTATTAGAAAGATTAACAAATGACATTGATGATGCGAAGTGGGACCTTCTTAAGCCTCACCATGAAAGAGAAGCATTATTTATGATCACTGAAGAACTTGAACTTGCAGCTGTTGGATTTACAATGGCACGTGACGAAGTTGAATATATTAAGAAGTGGCTTGCTGACGAACAAATGTTTCGCCCTACGGATGAACAAATTGGAACATGGGAACAAGAGAATACAGAATTCCAATACCTAATTGTTCAACCATATGTTTTAGTTAAGATTAAAAGAGAAGGACTAAACTAA